In Candidatus Syntrophoarchaeum caldarius, the following are encoded in one genomic region:
- a CDS encoding Transposase, IS66 yields the protein MSPATILDLTRRASDAIRSEYEEILDRIRGAKVLYVDETSIKVQGKKYWIWAFTTPVETFIAIRNSK from the coding sequence ATGAGCCCTGCCACGATCCTTGATCTCACACGTCGTGCCTCCGATGCGATTCGATCGGAATATGAAGAAATTCTGGACAGAATCCGCGGTGCTAAAGTGCTGTATGTGGATGAGACCTCAATCAAGGTTCAGGGAAAGAAATACTGGATCTGGGCATTCACCACGCCAGTAGAGACCTTTATCGCAATACGAAATAGTAAATAG
- a CDS encoding secreted protein yields the protein MKVKIGFLAVLVVVAMASCGCVNESKPPALTLASFTTDQDLYHSKDPMVVTVTLNATGDMQDVYLNISGIINERGKIMVYNETVTNLTAGVNRIIFKERMPSCNRCSKLSEGTYYLNLTVVYQNTTLINATTPGASIPVELRQ from the coding sequence TTGAAGGTCAAAATAGGATTTCTGGCGGTTCTTGTTGTAGTTGCGATGGCGTCATGTGGGTGTGTAAATGAGAGTAAACCACCCGCCCTAACGCTTGCATCGTTTACAACCGATCAAGATCTTTATCACTCCAAAGATCCGATGGTTGTAACCGTAACACTCAACGCAACCGGTGATATGCAGGACGTTTATCTAAACATCTCAGGCATCATCAACGAGCGTGGCAAGATCATGGTCTATAACGAGACGGTTACGAACCTGACAGCGGGGGTAAACAGGATCATCTTCAAGGAGAGAATGCCAAGCTGTAACAGATGTTCCAAGCTCTCTGAAGGCACATACTACCTCAACCTGACGGTTGTTTACCAGAATACGACTCTCATAAACGCAACAACACCTGGAGCATCGATACCTGTTGAGTTGAGGCAGTAA
- a CDS encoding spermidine/putrescine ABC transporter ATPase: MEEEAMIRIRDLERSWREFRIEDINLAIDRGEYFVILGPTGAGKTLLLELIAGFYLPDGGEIWIDGVNVTDLAPEERGVGFVYQDYALFPHLTVKENIEFGLRVKKLPEPEIRRSVSEMMELLGIEDLKDRYPDTLSGGERQKTAIARALILKPDLLLMDEPFSALDLRTKQRMQDELKKIHRESGVTMVHVTHDQTEAMVMADRIGVMMEGRIVQVGGVREVFNKPLNERIAEFLGVENVLEGVISEVDDGLSIIDIGGIEISAVTDLEVGSRVNAFLRPEEITISKVSQKTSARNNIEAKIEKIVNLGAVVRIELDSGLVALTSRRSAEELGLERGVEVYASFKATAVHVVRRGSK, from the coding sequence ATGGAGGAGGAGGCGATGATCAGGATAAGAGACCTTGAGCGAAGCTGGAGAGAGTTCAGGATAGAGGATATCAACCTCGCGATCGATCGGGGCGAGTACTTTGTGATTCTTGGACCGACCGGTGCTGGAAAGACGCTTCTTCTCGAGCTCATAGCAGGATTCTATCTACCGGATGGGGGTGAGATCTGGATCGATGGGGTGAATGTGACAGATCTTGCGCCTGAAGAGCGGGGGGTTGGGTTTGTATATCAGGATTACGCGCTCTTTCCACATCTCACCGTGAAGGAGAACATAGAGTTTGGATTGCGAGTTAAAAAACTTCCAGAACCCGAGATCAGAAGATCTGTATCGGAGATGATGGAGCTACTTGGAATTGAAGACCTCAAAGATCGCTATCCAGATACCCTTTCAGGTGGCGAGCGTCAGAAGACCGCGATCGCAAGAGCACTCATCCTGAAACCCGATCTCCTACTCATGGATGAGCCGTTCAGCGCGCTCGATCTACGGACAAAGCAGAGGATGCAGGATGAGCTGAAGAAGATCCACAGAGAGTCAGGCGTAACGATGGTACATGTGACCCATGATCAGACAGAGGCAATGGTGATGGCAGATCGGATCGGCGTCATGATGGAGGGGAGGATCGTTCAGGTTGGAGGGGTTCGTGAAGTCTTCAATAAGCCCTTAAACGAGAGGATTGCAGAGTTTCTTGGGGTTGAGAATGTACTTGAAGGTGTCATTTCAGAGGTAGATGATGGGCTTTCGATCATAGACATTGGAGGTATCGAGATATCTGCTGTCACTGATCTGGAGGTTGGCTCCAGAGTCAACGCTTTTCTGCGACCCGAGGAGATCACGATATCAAAAGTCTCACAGAAGACGAGTGCGAGAAACAATATAGAGGCAAAAATAGAGAAGATCGTGAATCTCGGGGCAGTGGTCAGAATAGAGCTTGATTCTGGACTTGTTGCACTGACAAGCAGGCGATCGGCAGAAGAACTTGGACTTGAGAGAGGTGTGGAGGTTTATGCCTCCTTCAAGGCGACAGCGGTTCATGTTGTGAGGCGGGGCTCAAAATAA
- a CDS encoding molybdenum ABC transporter permease, producing MPSNPLNPIKKPKGGTLFLLFTALGLVLVLFISITLFDMFYRQAEDLPRLFSAARDPVVLTAIGVSIAATTCSTLIAFTFGVPLAYLLARKNFPGKSLVEGIIDIPMMIPHVVAGIALYGVLMRSGVIGAPFDMLGVTLVDAFSGIVLAMLFMSLPYLVDTAREGFRSVDERLENVSRSLGASPWQTFRRVSFPLAFSSIYNGCILAWARGISEFSAVLIVAYFPRSAPILIYERFTSYGLSSSRPIAILFVVICLVLFTLLRLPEWRRRR from the coding sequence ATGCCATCAAATCCACTGAACCCCATCAAAAAACCGAAAGGAGGAACTCTATTTCTCCTATTCACAGCCCTGGGTCTCGTTCTCGTCCTTTTTATCTCCATCACACTTTTTGATATGTTCTACAGGCAGGCAGAAGACCTCCCTCGTCTTTTCAGTGCTGCAAGGGATCCTGTTGTTCTGACCGCGATCGGGGTGAGTATCGCTGCCACGACGTGTTCCACGCTCATTGCATTCACGTTCGGTGTTCCGCTGGCTTATCTTCTTGCAAGAAAGAACTTCCCAGGGAAGAGCCTTGTAGAGGGGATAATTGATATTCCCATGATGATACCGCATGTTGTTGCCGGGATCGCACTCTATGGGGTTTTGATGCGCTCTGGGGTGATCGGTGCACCGTTTGATATGCTTGGTGTTACGCTTGTCGATGCGTTCTCTGGGATTGTGCTTGCGATGCTCTTCATGAGCCTGCCGTATCTTGTCGATACTGCGAGGGAGGGGTTCAGGAGTGTGGATGAGCGGTTGGAGAATGTCTCGCGCTCGCTTGGGGCGTCTCCCTGGCAGACATTCAGGAGGGTCTCGTTCCCGCTCGCATTCTCATCGATCTACAATGGCTGCATCCTTGCCTGGGCGCGGGGGATAAGTGAGTTCTCAGCGGTCCTCATCGTCGCGTACTTCCCGCGGTCTGCCCCTATCCTGATATACGAACGCTTCACCTCGTATGGCTTATCGAGTTCAAGGCCGATTGCGATCCTCTTTGTCGTGATCTGTCTCGTACTCTTCACACTCCTCAGACTCCCTGAATGGAGGAGGAGGCGATGA
- a CDS encoding CCA-adding protein: MTSPSHGGDPEFESQRAHQILKEVLKKVKPDQAEVERLERFARFITDKIYSAAASLFIEIEVMLVGSAARGTWVSGEHDLDLFMLFEANQTRAELELNGIEIGKYVVKQDYSDEEFYCISYEKEYAEHPYIKAVFGDRMGGKYEVDIVPCFAVTDPAKIESAVDRTPFHNQYVLSKIAGLEDEVLLLKQFMRGIGVYGSELKRQGFSGYLTELLVIHYGSFLKVLKEAANSWKAGMRIDIESHGKYEGADPLIVIDPVDPMRNVAAALSIENFGRFIDGAHRFLESPSIDLFFPKEPAPVEIDEFDEIASRRGTRFIFIAFDRPPVVEDILYPQLRRSATGATELLHREGFRVYRDAVWAGRHHAVILLELEVATLPAIKKHWGPPVWKRRHAAKFRSKHEGATYGIHIKDGRYLVDIERKYTDAKDFLGANLRKGTLGKNLKNADFAIIEGKKIFDLLEEEDFKVFLRTYFEPRLTT; encoded by the coding sequence ATGACATCGCCTTCACACGGCGGGGATCCTGAGTTCGAATCTCAGCGGGCCCATCAGATTCTCAAAGAAGTCCTGAAGAAGGTTAAGCCTGATCAGGCAGAGGTAGAACGTCTTGAGCGTTTTGCACGTTTTATCACAGATAAAATATACAGCGCAGCCGCATCACTTTTTATTGAGATTGAAGTGATGCTTGTTGGATCTGCTGCCCGCGGCACGTGGGTTTCTGGTGAGCATGACCTTGATCTATTCATGCTCTTTGAAGCCAACCAGACGAGGGCTGAGCTTGAGCTTAACGGGATTGAGATTGGGAAGTACGTTGTGAAACAGGACTACAGTGACGAGGAGTTTTACTGTATATCTTATGAGAAGGAGTATGCAGAGCACCCATACATAAAGGCGGTATTTGGGGACAGGATGGGGGGAAAGTACGAGGTTGATATTGTGCCGTGCTTTGCAGTCACCGATCCAGCGAAGATTGAGTCTGCCGTTGACCGCACGCCCTTTCACAACCAGTACGTCCTCTCAAAAATCGCTGGACTTGAGGATGAGGTACTCCTGCTTAAACAGTTCATGCGGGGTATTGGGGTTTATGGCTCTGAATTGAAGCGCCAGGGCTTCTCTGGATATCTGACAGAGCTTCTGGTCATACACTATGGCTCATTTCTAAAGGTTTTAAAAGAGGCTGCAAACTCATGGAAAGCGGGTATGCGGATCGATATCGAATCGCACGGAAAGTATGAAGGGGCTGACCCACTCATTGTGATCGATCCTGTTGATCCGATGCGAAATGTGGCAGCAGCACTCTCTATCGAGAATTTTGGCAGGTTCATCGATGGTGCACACCGTTTTCTTGAATCGCCATCGATCGATCTCTTCTTTCCGAAAGAACCTGCACCAGTTGAAATCGATGAATTTGACGAGATCGCATCCAGGCGCGGAACACGATTTATTTTCATTGCGTTTGATAGACCACCAGTTGTTGAGGATATACTCTATCCGCAGCTCAGGCGCTCTGCAACCGGTGCAACCGAGTTACTCCATCGCGAGGGCTTCAGGGTTTATCGGGACGCCGTCTGGGCAGGTCGTCACCATGCCGTGATACTTCTTGAACTCGAGGTTGCAACGCTACCAGCCATAAAAAAACACTGGGGACCACCCGTCTGGAAGAGAAGACATGCAGCAAAGTTTAGATCAAAACACGAGGGGGCAACCTACGGAATCCATATCAAAGATGGCAGGTATCTCGTTGATATTGAGAGAAAGTACACAGATGCAAAAGATTTTTTGGGTGCGAATTTGAGAAAGGGTACACTCGGTAAGAACCTCAAAAATGCAGATTTTGCAATTATTGAAGGAAAAAAGATCTTTGATCTTCTTGAAGAAGAGGATTTTAAAGTCTTTTTGCGGACTTATTTTGAGCCCCGCCTCACAACATGA
- a CDS encoding glyceraldehyde-3-phosphate dehydrogenase, which produces MSVKVAINGFGRIGRNVFRAAMGNSAIEILAINDLTNPATLAHLLKYDSVHGILESEVKAEDDGISVDGKFVNILSERDPAKLPWKEMGIDAVVESTGFFTAREGASKHIEAGAEKVIISAPGKNADITLVIGVNDDQYDPDKHHIISLASCTTNCLAPVAKVLNDSFEIEKGLMTTVHSYTNDQQLLDFPHKDLRRARAAAASIIPTTTGAAIAVTLVLPELKGKLDGMAMRVPVTNVSVVDFVAKVKKQTTIEEVNNAFKAAAGDSMAGILDVCDEPLVSIDYLDNKHSSIVDSSLTNVIDGDLVKVISWYDNEWGYSCRVVDMLDSL; this is translated from the coding sequence ATGTCTGTCAAAGTTGCGATCAATGGTTTTGGGAGAATCGGGCGAAACGTTTTCAGGGCTGCTATGGGAAACTCTGCGATTGAGATCCTGGCAATAAATGATTTAACCAATCCTGCGACACTTGCACATCTCCTGAAGTACGACTCTGTTCATGGTATACTTGAATCCGAAGTTAAAGCTGAAGATGATGGCATCTCGGTCGATGGGAAGTTTGTTAATATCCTATCTGAACGAGACCCTGCGAAGCTGCCATGGAAAGAAATGGGTATAGATGCGGTGGTTGAATCAACTGGTTTCTTCACAGCGCGTGAGGGCGCATCAAAGCATATTGAAGCTGGTGCAGAGAAGGTCATCATCTCGGCCCCTGGAAAAAACGCTGATATTACGCTGGTTATTGGAGTGAACGATGACCAGTATGATCCAGATAAACACCATATCATCTCGCTTGCATCATGTACCACAAACTGCCTTGCACCCGTAGCAAAGGTTCTAAACGACTCATTTGAGATCGAGAAAGGGCTTATGACAACTGTTCACTCATACACAAATGATCAACAGCTTCTTGATTTTCCACATAAGGATTTAAGACGTGCACGAGCTGCTGCCGCCTCGATCATACCCACCACCACAGGAGCAGCTATTGCAGTTACGCTCGTACTCCCAGAACTCAAAGGGAAGCTTGATGGTATGGCGATGCGTGTCCCCGTCACAAACGTCTCTGTTGTGGATTTTGTTGCAAAGGTCAAGAAGCAGACGACGATAGAAGAGGTTAACAATGCCTTTAAAGCTGCAGCAGGAGACAGTATGGCAGGGATACTTGACGTCTGTGATGAGCCACTTGTATCGATCGACTACCTTGACAATAAACATTCCTCAATCGTTGATTCCTCGCTTACGAATGTGATCGACGGCGATCTTGTGAAGGTGATCTCCTGGTATGACAACGAGTGGGGATACTCATGCAGGGTCGTTGATATGCTGGACAGCCTCTGA
- a CDS encoding protein containing DUF116, producing MSLYAILGELFLILIIAVPILLLLAMIFGLMLTITKRKFFPMFTYTILTTFSQPAKFLLNILDIDPLILNEIIIALINSFTVDDYRSSAKDGRMLFLPQCLRSIECPAKTDAEEGIVCLECGKCEIAEIIPFAQKEGVEVYIVPGGGFVKRIIRKRKPEAVAGVACQIELYEMMQNLVRKGVPAQGVILAKSGCIETIVDWEKVRQILNA from the coding sequence ATGTCACTATATGCAATCTTAGGCGAATTATTCCTCATCCTGATTATAGCGGTTCCGATACTGCTCCTTCTCGCGATGATATTTGGGTTGATGCTCACAATTACAAAGAGGAAGTTTTTTCCGATGTTCACATATACCATCCTCACAACCTTCTCACAACCTGCAAAGTTTCTATTGAATATCCTTGATATCGACCCACTCATTCTGAATGAGATCATAATTGCACTGATCAACTCGTTCACGGTGGATGATTACAGATCTTCTGCAAAAGATGGGCGTATGCTCTTTCTGCCACAGTGCCTGAGATCGATCGAGTGCCCTGCAAAGACAGATGCTGAAGAAGGGATTGTCTGTCTTGAATGTGGAAAGTGCGAGATCGCAGAGATCATCCCTTTTGCACAGAAAGAGGGGGTTGAAGTGTATATTGTGCCTGGAGGGGGTTTTGTTAAACGTATAATCAGGAAGAGAAAGCCAGAAGCAGTTGCAGGAGTTGCATGTCAGATCGAACTTTATGAGATGATGCAAAACCTTGTCAGAAAGGGTGTACCCGCTCAAGGAGTGATTCTTGCAAAATCGGGCTGTATTGAAACGATCGTTGATTGGGAGAAGGTCAGGCAGATTTTGAACGCGTAA
- a CDS encoding Endonuclease V, which translates to MVNREALYRIQAAVASRTIIDDRLNLDAIKYIAGADQAFFEDKIISAIVVLEFPALNIVDSSHVILSVNFPYIPGLLSFREAPSVIEAFNLLDVTPDLLVVDGCGINHPRFAGLATHIGVMLDIPTIGVAKKILCGKGEVPSEVGDAEVIIFQDRVVGYYFKSKRGCNPLIVAPGHMISPESALKLIKSCIKGYKLPEPTRIAHLFANRVKRECMREAKED; encoded by the coding sequence ATGGTCAATCGTGAAGCACTTTACAGGATACAGGCAGCGGTTGCATCACGCACAATCATCGATGATCGACTCAACCTTGATGCGATTAAATATATAGCAGGAGCAGATCAGGCGTTCTTTGAGGATAAGATCATATCTGCGATCGTTGTGCTTGAATTTCCCGCGCTGAATATTGTCGATTCTTCGCATGTGATCTTGAGCGTGAATTTCCCCTACATTCCAGGGCTATTGTCATTCAGAGAGGCGCCATCCGTGATTGAAGCATTCAATTTACTTGATGTTACACCAGATCTTCTCGTTGTGGATGGATGCGGGATCAATCACCCGAGATTTGCTGGGCTGGCAACCCATATCGGTGTGATGCTCGATATTCCGACGATTGGTGTTGCAAAGAAGATACTATGTGGTAAAGGTGAGGTACCTTCAGAAGTGGGTGATGCAGAGGTTATCATCTTTCAGGATAGAGTGGTTGGATATTACTTCAAGAGCAAGAGGGGATGCAACCCACTCATTGTGGCACCAGGACATATGATCTCGCCTGAAAGCGCTTTAAAGCTGATAAAATCATGCATAAAAGGATATAAGCTTCCTGAACCCACAAGAATCGCACATCTCTTTGCAAACAGGGTGAAACGTGAATGCATGAGAGAAGCAAAGGAAGACTGA
- a CDS encoding Band 7 protein, producing the protein MALDLLIGIIVILLIILSSAIRVVKEYERGVIFRLGRLVGARGPGLFFIIPIFEMMVKIDLRTVTFDVPPQEVITKDNVTTKVNAVVYYRVMDPEKAVTQVEHYALATSQMAVTTLRGVIGQSELDELLSEREKINKKIQHIVDEATDPWGIKVSAIEIKDVELPKEMQRAMASQAEAERNRRARVINAEGEFQAAQKLSEAAEVLNKTKGGMFIRTLEMIRDATEEKATTVVIPIPVNWMEAFGGGKKD; encoded by the coding sequence ATGGCACTTGACTTGTTAATTGGGATTATAGTAATACTTCTGATCATTCTCTCATCTGCGATACGTGTGGTGAAAGAATATGAGCGGGGTGTAATATTCAGACTTGGACGGCTCGTTGGTGCAAGGGGGCCTGGACTTTTCTTCATCATACCGATCTTTGAGATGATGGTGAAGATTGATCTTCGGACCGTGACCTTTGATGTGCCACCGCAGGAAGTTATAACAAAGGACAACGTGACGACGAAGGTCAACGCAGTTGTCTACTACCGTGTGATGGATCCAGAGAAGGCGGTGACACAGGTTGAGCACTATGCGCTTGCAACATCTCAGATGGCGGTGACAACGCTTCGTGGTGTGATCGGGCAGAGTGAGCTTGATGAACTGCTATCTGAGCGAGAGAAGATCAACAAGAAGATACAACACATCGTTGATGAGGCGACCGATCCATGGGGAATCAAAGTCTCTGCTATTGAGATAAAAGATGTTGAGCTTCCAAAGGAGATGCAGCGGGCGATGGCATCACAGGCAGAGGCAGAGCGCAACCGAAGAGCGCGTGTTATAAATGCAGAGGGTGAGTTCCAGGCAGCACAGAAGCTTTCAGAAGCGGCAGAAGTACTGAATAAAACCAAGGGTGGTATGTTTATCAGGACACTTGAGATGATACGAGATGCAACCGAGGAGAAAGCAACAACAGTCGTAATCCCGATACCTGTCAACTGGATGGAAGCTTTTGGAGGAGGGAAGAAAGATTGA
- a CDS encoding histidinol-phosphate aminotransferase: MDKIFRDALKGLEACYHGGSIDKVRLDFSTSLNPLGPPPSIAETVRSLSISDLSLYPESDSRSVCYSIANSQKLAPDEVLLGNGASELLFMIPLIAIEKGDIALIPSPTYGEYSRAVLMMGGNISYYPLLREDDFRLQIDSFTETIDEIMPKLVFLCNPNNPTGEYLDRSAVLDILEACRKRDTILVIDEAYVDLSPKKWYSDDLIQNGNLIIVRSLTKSFSCAGIRIGYLVSDKKIISALKAVKIPWNVTILGQKVALALIDELEYLKKGVELVEREKAYLLHALGKLPVYAIQSDANFILVDLKGRSAASINEKLLERGIYLRDCASFHLPDFVRIGIRKHEDNVELVEALTEILGVEEV; the protein is encoded by the coding sequence ATGGATAAAATCTTCAGAGATGCGTTGAAAGGGCTTGAAGCCTGTTATCACGGCGGAAGCATCGATAAGGTGAGACTTGACTTCAGTACTTCACTGAACCCACTGGGTCCGCCACCATCAATTGCTGAAACTGTAAGATCACTTTCCATATCAGATCTAAGTTTATACCCTGAGTCAGACTCACGGTCGGTATGTTACAGCATAGCAAACTCTCAAAAGCTTGCACCCGATGAGGTTCTGCTTGGAAATGGCGCATCCGAGCTTTTATTCATGATCCCACTTATTGCAATTGAAAAAGGTGATATTGCACTCATTCCAAGTCCTACTTATGGCGAATATTCCAGGGCAGTTCTGATGATGGGCGGAAACATCTCCTACTACCCGCTTCTTCGGGAAGATGACTTCAGGCTGCAGATCGATTCATTCACAGAGACGATCGATGAGATCATGCCAAAACTTGTCTTTCTCTGCAATCCCAACAACCCCACAGGTGAGTATCTCGATCGGAGTGCGGTTTTAGATATTCTTGAGGCATGCAGAAAGAGGGATACAATTCTCGTCATCGATGAGGCGTATGTTGATCTTTCACCCAAAAAATGGTATTCAGATGATCTGATTCAAAATGGAAACTTAATTATTGTTAGATCGCTCACAAAATCGTTTTCATGTGCAGGAATCAGGATTGGATACCTTGTATCAGATAAGAAGATAATATCTGCACTAAAGGCGGTTAAAATCCCATGGAATGTCACCATTCTCGGACAAAAGGTTGCACTCGCACTCATCGATGAGCTTGAATACCTGAAAAAAGGGGTTGAGCTTGTTGAGCGTGAGAAGGCATATCTCCTGCATGCCCTTGGTAAACTCCCGGTTTATGCGATTCAGAGCGATGCAAATTTCATACTTGTGGATCTTAAGGGAAGGAGTGCAGCATCCATAAATGAAAAACTCCTTGAAAGAGGGATTTATCTTCGTGACTGTGCATCGTTTCACCTACCAGACTTTGTACGAATCGGTATCAGGAAGCATGAGGATAATGTTGAGCTTGTGGAGGCGCTAACAGAGATCCTGGGGGTTGAGGAAGTGTGA
- a CDS encoding NMD3 family protein, whose amino-acid sequence MHDAIIQIRADRGITEDEMRSLHNIIERYRGGSVYEICDARNGFDVYVSSVNTARHIASKILKVLGGSKKESTRYLRVENGRAVYRFTLRIKLPETASKAKYGF is encoded by the coding sequence ATGCATGATGCGATAATCCAGATACGGGCAGATCGAGGGATCACAGAGGACGAGATGCGATCACTCCACAACATCATCGAGAGATACAGAGGTGGAAGCGTGTATGAGATATGTGACGCCAGGAATGGTTTTGATGTCTATGTCTCATCGGTGAATACTGCAAGGCATATCGCATCAAAGATATTGAAGGTGCTTGGCGGATCGAAGAAGGAGAGCACGAGGTATCTGAGGGTAGAGAACGGAAGGGCTGTTTACAGGTTCACGCTGCGAATAAAGCTACCAGAAACAGCATCGAAGGCAAAATATGGGTTTTAA
- a CDS encoding pyrroline-5-carboxylate reductase, translating into MPEKIHNLGFIGGGRIAGAIIQGVLRRGLLDPDDILVSDISRSRLDHLRSEFGVEVTDDNLTVPKERDILVIAVKPQMIEAVLTGILSEIAEGHLLISVAAGVKTSQIEAITENIPRVIRVMPNIAAIVGEAASAICKGSNSGDSDLEVAKMIFEAVGSVVIVDEASMDAVTGLSGSGPGFIMPIIEALADGGVHEGLDRNTALTLAAQTVLGAGKLVLESNAHPGALKDMVTSPGGTTITGLKALEEAGVRDAMMEAVIRATAKSRGLGD; encoded by the coding sequence ATGCCAGAGAAGATCCATAATCTTGGTTTTATCGGTGGTGGCAGGATCGCAGGGGCGATAATACAGGGCGTTCTAAGACGGGGGTTGCTCGATCCAGATGATATTCTTGTGAGTGATATCTCAAGATCAAGGCTCGACCATCTCAGATCAGAGTTCGGGGTCGAGGTCACAGATGATAACCTCACCGTGCCAAAAGAGCGGGATATTCTTGTAATCGCTGTAAAACCGCAGATGATCGAAGCTGTTCTTACCGGGATCTTATCAGAGATTGCAGAAGGTCATCTCCTCATCTCGGTTGCTGCTGGTGTTAAAACATCACAGATTGAGGCTATAACAGAAAATATTCCACGAGTTATCAGGGTTATGCCAAATATCGCAGCGATTGTTGGTGAAGCTGCAAGTGCAATCTGTAAAGGTTCTAATTCAGGTGATTCAGACCTTGAAGTTGCAAAGATGATATTTGAAGCGGTTGGAAGTGTTGTGATCGTTGATGAAGCCAGCATGGATGCAGTTACGGGTTTGAGTGGTAGCGGGCCCGGGTTTATAATGCCGATAATCGAGGCGCTTGCCGATGGTGGAGTTCATGAGGGACTTGATCGGAATACCGCGCTCACGCTTGCAGCACAGACCGTTCTTGGAGCTGGCAAACTCGTTCTTGAGTCCAATGCACACCCAGGGGCACTGAAAGATATGGTGACATCTCCCGGAGGTACAACAATCACAGGACTGAAAGCACTCGAGGAAGCAGGAGTCAGGGATGCCATGATGGAGGCTGTTATCAGGGCAACCGCAAAAAGCAGAGGACTTGGCGATTGA
- a CDS encoding membrane protein containing DUF116, with amino-acid sequence MLINILTEAEFELLGKFLIALVIAFVLLLLLIFVALVRFMKEKKTIHPNLLLTLIQIFYNPLTLVAEVFSIEPDVIDRVFLRLNNSVTYDDFAKTDLDKRVIILPQCMRDLNCPAKLSAFDGFHCKACGMCQIGAIKNLAEGLGMKLFIVPGGSFAKRILKRERPEAVIGVACFNELYEGLLNASLFDIQSQGVPLVRQGCVATALDYNALLDVVLAGVDDWRKIQIYEEAGCHYMQS; translated from the coding sequence ATGTTAATAAATATCCTCACAGAAGCGGAGTTTGAGCTGCTTGGAAAGTTTCTGATAGCCCTCGTCATCGCATTTGTTCTGCTTCTTCTACTGATCTTTGTGGCACTTGTTCGATTTATGAAAGAGAAGAAGACTATCCATCCAAATCTTCTTTTAACACTTATACAGATTTTTTACAATCCACTCACCCTTGTAGCAGAGGTCTTCAGTATAGAGCCTGATGTAATCGATCGGGTTTTTCTCAGACTCAACAACAGCGTGACCTACGATGATTTTGCAAAGACTGACCTCGATAAACGTGTTATCATCCTTCCCCAGTGTATGCGAGATTTGAATTGCCCGGCCAAGCTCAGCGCGTTCGATGGTTTTCATTGTAAAGCCTGCGGAATGTGTCAGATTGGGGCAATAAAGAACCTTGCAGAGGGATTGGGTATGAAACTATTCATCGTACCAGGTGGAAGTTTTGCAAAGCGAATTCTCAAGAGAGAAAGACCTGAAGCTGTGATCGGGGTTGCATGCTTCAACGAACTCTATGAAGGACTGTTAAACGCCAGTTTATTCGACATTCAATCACAGGGAGTCCCACTCGTAAGACAGGGTTGTGTTGCAACAGCACTTGACTACAACGCGCTCCTTGATGTGGTGCTTGCAGGGGTTGATGATTGGCGAAAGATACAGATTTATGAGGAGGCTGGATGTCACTATATGCAATCTTAG